From Armatimonadota bacterium, the proteins below share one genomic window:
- a CDS encoding DUF433 domain-containing protein, with translation MNYQDTITIEPGKRGGRPCVRGMRIAVSDVLGWLSNGMSHAQILSDFPELTEDGIFACLAYAADRERRLVTATP, from the coding sequence ATGAACTATCAGGACACCATAACCATTGAGCCCGGCAAGCGTGGCGGGAGGCCATGTGTACGTGGGATGCGTATCGCAGTTTCAGACGTGCTTGGCTGGCTTTCCAACGGTATGAGCCATGCGCAAATTCTGAGTGACTTCCCGGAGTTGACTGAGGACGGCATCTTCGCCTGCCTGGCTTACGCCGCCGATCGAGAACGTCGCCTGGTGACCGCCACACCGTGA
- a CDS encoding DUF5615 family PIN-like protein, whose amino-acid sequence MKLLFDQNLSCKLCSRLADVYPGSDQVRSLGLGEADDRAVWEFAKSNGLTIGSQDSDFADMAALYGSPAKVIWLRCGNQPTDADCKLIRDQARAIADFELEKTAACLEIF is encoded by the coding sequence GTGAAACTTCTGTTCGACCAGAATCTCAGTTGCAAACTCTGCTCTCGATTGGCGGACGTGTATCCGGGTTCCGATCAAGTCCGAAGCCTTGGACTGGGTGAGGCAGATGACCGCGCTGTCTGGGAGTTCGCCAAATCAAACGGCTTAACGATCGGGTCGCAGGATTCGGACTTTGCGGACATGGCCGCACTGTATGGCTCTCCAGCGAAAGTCATCTGGCTGCGGTGTGGCAACCAACCGACTGATGCTGATTGCAAGCTCATCCGCGATCAGGCCCGGGCTATCGCTGATTTCGAATTGGAGAAGACCGCTGCCTGCCTCGAGATCTTTTAG
- a CDS encoding DUF6754 domain-containing protein — translation MQHATTTVFVMLLALAGLILHAIFAARAGKSLFIRRIPGLSAIEEAVGRAAEMGKPMLFATGLSGFDIDGLQALAVCGHVARIAARYATRLILTVADAQLYAIGEEMMRDAYQRAGRPELFQAEDVRFLSDQQFTFASAAAGIMYRENVASNFFFGYYYAEALILSEAGQSIGAMQVAGTPATTQLPFFIVSCDYTIMAEEYYATTAYLTREPTLLGSVIGQDRGKILLLCLIIIGTIMLTLAPQAATVQQIINWFPKP, via the coding sequence ATGCAACACGCAACTACGACCGTATTCGTCATGCTGTTAGCCCTCGCCGGGCTGATCCTGCACGCGATCTTCGCGGCAAGAGCCGGCAAGAGCCTGTTCATACGGCGCATTCCCGGCCTCTCGGCGATTGAGGAAGCGGTCGGGCGCGCCGCCGAGATGGGCAAGCCGATGCTGTTTGCCACGGGGTTGTCCGGCTTCGATATCGACGGGCTGCAGGCCCTCGCCGTTTGCGGCCACGTGGCCCGCATCGCCGCAAGATACGCAACCCGCCTGATCCTTACCGTGGCCGACGCTCAGTTATACGCCATTGGCGAGGAAATGATGCGTGACGCGTACCAGCGCGCAGGCAGGCCGGAACTCTTCCAGGCCGAGGACGTCCGGTTCCTGAGCGATCAGCAGTTCACGTTCGCCTCCGCCGCGGCCGGCATTATGTATCGCGAGAATGTCGCCAGCAACTTCTTCTTCGGCTACTACTACGCCGAAGCGCTCATCTTGTCCGAAGCCGGGCAGAGCATCGGCGCCATGCAAGTCGCGGGCACGCCGGCGACCACCCAGCTTCCATTCTTTATCGTCTCGTGCGACTATACAATCATGGCGGAGGAATACTACGCCACCACGGCATACCTCACGCGCGAACCGACTCTGCTGGGCAGCGTCATCGGGCAGGATCGCGGCAAGATCCTCCTCCTGTGCCTCATCATCATCGGGACGATCATGCTCACGCTCGCGCCGCAGGCCGCAACGGTTCAGCAGATAATCAACTGGTTCCCGAAACCCTAG